The proteins below are encoded in one region of Lactuca sativa cultivar Salinas chromosome 3, Lsat_Salinas_v11, whole genome shotgun sequence:
- the LOC111894299 gene encoding uncharacterized protein LOC111894299: MGNGWRDTRQRPLINFMVYCVKGNSFIKSVDASDIESNAQTLCNLFSEIVEIVGRQNVVHLVTHNAANYKVAGRLLCEKYLSIVWSPCAAHCMNLIMKDMSEMREVADLVTLASRVTNFVYNHKWPLNWLRKRPGWTKIIRPGATRFGTAFIALKIKVMTPMLRLLRICDSDEKPALGYVYEGMYRAKKGIKKLFRNNRELYTPYTNIIKNRWDRMLRKSLHAGAYWLNPVFQYDQENFSKKS, encoded by the exons ATGGGTAATGGGTGGCGGGATACAAGACAAAGACCCCTTATCAATTTTATGGTGTATTGCGTAAAAGGGAATTCATTCATCAAATCAGTTGATGCATCGGATATTGAGAGTAATGCCCAAACATTATGCAACTTGTTTAGTGAGATTGTTGAGATTGTTGGTCGTCAGAATGTCGTTCATTTAGTCACTCATAATGCTGCAAACTACAAGGTTGCAGGAAGATTGTTATGCGAGAAGTATCTGTCCATTGTTTGGTCTCCTTGTGCAGCTCACTGTATGAACTTGATTATGAAGGACATGTCGGAGATGCGTGAAGTCGCTGATTTGGTTACACTTGCATCGAGGGTTACAAATTTTGTTTATAACCACAAATGGCCATTAAATTGGTTAAGAAAAAGACCAGGTTGGACAAAAATTATTCGTCCGGGTGCCACTCGTTTTGGTACTGCATTTATTGCATTGAAAA TAAAGGTCATGACTCCAATGTTGAGACTTTTACGGATTTGTGATTCGGATGAGAAGCCGGCTTtag gtTATGTATACGAAGGGATGTATAGGGCAAAAAAAGGAATTAAGAAACTTTTTCGTAACAACAGAGAGTTGTACACCCCGTATACTAACATCATCAAAAATCGGTGGGATAGGATGTTGCGTAAAAGTCTTCATGCTGGTGCTTATTGGCTGAATCCAGTCTTTCAATATGATCAAGAAAATTTTTCTAAGAAATCATAG
- the LOC111894274 gene encoding NAD(P)H-quinone oxidoreductase subunit S, chloroplastic: MATSFNLPTLQGPLLHKSQFLGQTQFINLTHSHKSSKQSSHQIINPSAKFNLYEILGGRGLCNGEEGLQQELKKPPPERSPPPPTTTSDQEDLATSIIPEDGFDKELLGLTGGFPGGEKGLRDFIEKNPPPKKPPPPSTTTSGFNGSLVRKPKAPELPLLMPGMIAIVKNPNSPYHMYCGIVQRITDGKAGVLFEGGNWDRLITFKLDELERREKGPPMVSPRSVVLEDLVEKSS; the protein is encoded by the coding sequence ATGGCTACTTCCTTCAATCTCCCAACTCTTCAAGGTCCTCTCCTTCACAAATCTCAGTTTCTCGGCCAAACCCAGTTCATCAATCTCACTCACTCTCACAAATCATCAAAACAATCATCACATCAAATCATAAACCCATCTGCAAAATTCAATCTTTACGAAATCTTGGGAGGCAGAGGGTTATGTAATGGAGAAGAAGGCCTTCAACAGGAACTGAAAAAGCCCCCACCGGAAAGATCACCACCGCCACCCACTACTACCTCCGATCAAGAAGATCTTGCCACATCAATTATACCTGAAGATGGATTTGACAAGGAGCTATTAGGCCTAACAGGCGGATTCCCAGGTGGTGAAAAGGGTCTCAGAGATTTCATTGAGAAGAACCCACCTCCTaaaaagccaccaccaccatcaacaacaacatcaggTTTTAATGGGAGCTTGGTCCGGAAACCAAAAGCGCCGGAATTGCCATTGTTGATGCCTGGAATGATCGCAATTGTCAAGAATCCAAACAGTCCTTACCACATGTATTGTGGGATTGTGCAAAGGATTACTGATGGAAAGGCCGGGGTGCTTTTTGAAGGTGGGAATTGGGATCGATTGATTACTTTCAAGCTGGATGAACTCGAACGCCGGGAGAAGGGACCTCCGATGGTTAGCCCTCGATCAGTTGTGCTGGAAGATCTGGTGGAAAAGAGTTCTTGA